From a single Mus caroli chromosome X, CAROLI_EIJ_v1.1, whole genome shotgun sequence genomic region:
- the Tspan6 gene encoding tetraspanin-6, producing the protein MASPSRRLQTKPVITCLKSVLLIYTFIFWITGVILLAVGIWGKVSLENYFSLLNEKATNVPFVLIGTGTVIILLGTFGCFATCRASAWMLKLYAMFLTLIFLVELVAAIVGFVFRHEIKNSFKSNYENALKEYNSTGDYRSEAVDKIQSTLHCCGVTNYRDWKGTNYYSETGFPKSCCKLEGCYPQRDADKVNEEGCFIKVMTTIESEMGVVAGISFGVACFQLIGIFLAYCLSRAITNNQYEIV; encoded by the exons ATGGCGTCCCCATCTCGGAGGCTGCAGACCAAGCCAGTCATTACTTGTTTGAAAAGCGTTCTCTTGATCTACACTTTCATCTTTTGG ATCACTGGTGTTATCCTTCTTGCCGTTGGCATTTGGGGCAAGGTGAGCctggaaaattatttttccctcttaaatGAGAAGGCCACCAATGTGCCTTTTGTGCTCATTGGCACAGGCACTGTCATTATTCTCTTGGGCACCTTTGGTTGTTTCGCTACCTGTCGAGCCTCTGCCTGGATGCTGAAACTG TACGCGATGTTTCTGACACTCATTTTTTTGGTCGAACTAGTTGCCGCCATTGTTGGATTTGTTTTCAGACATGAG ATTAAGAACAGCTTTAAAAGTAACTATGAAAACGCTCTGAAGGAGTACAACTCCACAGGAGACTATAGAAGTGAAGCTGTAGACAAGATCCAAAGTACG ttgcATTGTTGCGGTGTCACCAATTACAGAGATTGGAAAGGTACGAACTATTACTCAGAAACAGGATTTCCCAAGAGCTGCTGTAAACTGGAGGGCTGTTATCCACAGAGAGATGCAGATAAAGTCAATGAAGAG GGTTGTTTTATAAAGGTAATGACAACTATAGAGTCAGAAATGGGAGTCGTTGCTGGAATTTCTTTTGGAGTTGCTTGCTTTCAG CTAATTGGAATCTTTCTTGCCTACTGCCTGTCTCGTGCCATAACAAATAACCAGTATGAGATAGTATAA
- the Srpx2 gene encoding sushi repeat-containing protein SRPX2 yields the protein MPASSQFWEFIAGSSLKVIPPYPGTSGHIALASFSEASLSTMMTGPLTQRGALSLLLLLMPAVTPTWYAGSGYSPDESYNEVYAEEVPAARTRALDYRVPRWCYTLNIQDGEATCYSPRGGNYHSSLGTRCELSCDRGFRLIGRKSVQCLPSRRWSGTAYCRQIRCHTLPFITSGTYTCTNGMLLDSRCDYSCSSGYHLEGDHSRICMEDGRWSGGEPVCVDIDPPKIRCPHSREKMAEPEKLTARVYWDPPLVKDSADGTITRVTLRGPEPGSHFPEGEHVIRYTAYDRAYNRASCKFIVKVQVRRCPILKPPQHGYLTCSSAGDNYGAICEYHCDGGYERQGTPSRVCQSSRQWSGSPPVCTPMKINVNVNSAAGLLDQFYEKQRLLIVSAPDPSNRYYKMQISMLQQSTCGLDLRHVTIIELVGQPPQEVGRIREQQLSAGIIEELRQFQRLTRSYFNMVLIDKQGIDRERYMEPVTPEEIFTFIDDYLLSNEELARRVEQRDLCE from the exons ATGCCTGCTTCCTCTCAATTTTGGGAGTTCATAGCTGGTTCTTCTCTGAAAGTCATTCCCCCTTATCCTGGTACTTCTGGCCACATAGCCCTAGCCTCATTTTCTGAAGCTTCCCTGTCGACGATGATGACTGGTCCACTGACTCAGAGAGGTGCTCTCTCACTGCTGCTCCTCCTAATGCCCGCAGTGACACCAACATGGTACGCAG GCTCAGGTTACTCTCCAGATGAAAGCTACAATGAAGTATATGCAGAAGAGGTCCCCGCTGCCCGTACCCGTGCCCTGGACTACAGAG TCCCCCGATGGTGTTACACATTGAATATCCAGGATGGAGAAGCCACATGCTACTCACCAAGGGGAGGAAATTATCACAGTAGCCTAGGCACACGTTGCGAGCTCTCCTGTGACCGGGGCTTTCGATTGATTGGACGGAAGTCAGTGCAATGTTTGCCAAGCCGGCGTTGGTCTGGAACTGCCTACTGCAGGC AGATAAGGTGCCACACACTGCCATTCATCACTAGTGGCACCTACACCTGCACCAATGGAATGCTGCTTGACTCCCGTTGTGACTATAGCTGTTCTAGTGGCTACCACCTAGAAGGAGATCACAGCCGCATCTGCATGGAAGATGGGCGATGGAGTGGAGGCGAGCCTGTATGTGTAG ACATAGATCCACCCAAGATCCGTTGTCCTCACTCTCGTGAGAAAATGGCAGAGCCAGAGAAACTAACTGCTCGAGTATACTGGGACCCACCATTAGTGAAAGATTCTGCTGATGGTACCATCACCAG GGTGACACTTCGGGGTCCAGAGCCTGGTTCTCACTTCCCTGAAGGAGAACATGTGATTCGTTATACTGCCTATGACCGAGCCTACAACCGGGCCAGCTGCAAATTCATTGTAAAAGTACAAG TGAGACGCTGTCCCATTCTGAAGCCACCACAGCACGGCTACCTCACCTGCAGCTCAGCGGGGGACAACTATGGTGCCATCTGTGAATACCACTGTGATGGTGGTTATGAACGCCAGGGGACCCCATCCCGAGTTTGCCAGTCAAGTCGACAGTGGTCAGGATCACCACCTGTTTGTACTC CTATGAAGATTAATGTCAATGTTAACTCAGCTGCTGGCCTCCTGGATCAGTTCTATGAAAAACAGCGACTCCTCATAGTCTCTGCTCCTGATCCCTCCAATCGATACTACAAAATGCAAATCTCTATGCTGCAG caatCCACCTGTGGACTTGACCTGCGGCATGTGACCATTATTGAGCTGGTGGGACAGCCACCTCAGGAGGTGGGGCGCATCCGGGAGCAACAACTATCAGCAGGCATCATTGAGGAGCTCAG GCAATTCCAGCGCCTCACTCGTTCCTACTTCAACATGGTGTTAATTGACAAGCAGGGTATTGACCGGGAACGCTACATGGAACCTGTCACCCCTGAGGAAATCTTCACATTCATCGATGACTACCTGCTGAGCAACGAGGAGCTGGCACGGAGAGTGGAGCAGAGGGACCTATGCGAGTGA